From a region of the Trichoderma atroviride chromosome 6, complete sequence genome:
- a CDS encoding uncharacterized protein (SECRETED:SignalP(1-20)) gives MARFAQLLASAAALVAGASAIGDESILINEIGRLNNQSLLWGPYKPNLYFGVRPRLPQGLWTGLMWGRAEGYTDIQQLFRYTCEQGQDIHGYGWDEFDARTGGVQTIHDEGNGLDVTISFIKVPGGSHGGSWGARIKATVRDDAPPDSNYLVHYYVAQEELGDLIVQGDDNGGLGFEGDVTFKGSSHSLGDYNVVITKGTGNHPTSDHEISATRRGDTTVVRSVSLAANDVWQAKPAVFQFMQDTIKDMQQDYDEENFPPPWQIYRIKSQAGGGNAHVVQKVFEGGFEFDIIFSSASAGKEMTSKDITREIKVASESFGERFSSVFDLKAPYTAEKYQKFGKSMFSNLIGGIGYFHGHQLIDRSYADEYEEENEGFWEDTAEARARKAQQLEGPYELFTSVPSRPFFPRGFFWDEGFHLIPIADWDIDLTLEIVKSWYNTMDSDGWIPREQILGPEARSKVPPEFQVQYPHYANPPTLFLIIEDFMERLRSANGSAPAEKEKLSQGHTLYSAHLDNLELGGDFLQKIYPLLRRQYDWFRKTQRGQIKAYDRESFSSKEAYRWRGRTETHCLTSGLDDYPRPQPPHPGELHVDLMSWVGFMTKSLISIADALNLADEIEELKKNLFAIERNLDDLHWSEKEGCYCDASIDEFEEHALVCHKGYISLFPFLVGLMQPDDAKLGKILDLVGDEDHLFSPHGLRSLSKQDALYGTEENYWRSPVWMPINYMALTQLYKIGTQEGPFQRQARGLYNKLRTNLVDTVYKSWEETGFAWEQYNPETGAGQRTQHFTGWTSLVVKIMAMEPLDEAVHIRDEL, from the exons ATGGCGAGATTCGCCCAATTGCTGGCCtcagcggcggcgctggtCGCTGGTGCCTCCGCTATTGGCGATGAATCTATCCTGATCAACGAAATTGGCCGCCTGAACAACCAGAGTCTGCTATGGGGCCCGTACAAGCCAAATCTCTATTTTGGAGtgaggccgaggctgccCCAAGGCCTGTGGACTGGTTTGATGTGGGGGAGAGCTGAGGGGTACACGGATATCCAGCAAT TATTCCGATATACATGcgagcaaggccaagacatTCATGGATACGGCTGGGATGAGTTTGATGCACGAACTGGTGGTGTTCAAACCATACACGATGAGGGAAACGGCCTTGATGTCACTATTTCTTTCATTAAAGTGCCTGGAGGCAGCCATGGTGGCAGTTGGGGCGCCAGGATAAAGGCAACTGTCCGGGACGATGCACCGCCTGACAGCAATTATCTGGTACACTACTACGTTGCTCAAGAAGAACTAGGTGATCTTATCGTCCAGGGCGATGATAATGGTGGACTCGGATTTGAGGGTGATGTCACTTTCAAGGGTAGCTCTCACTCCTTAGGAGACTACAACGTCGTCATCACCAAGGGAACCGGTAACCATCCAACATCTGATCATGAAATAAGCGCTACTCGACGTGGAGACACTACAGTGGTTCGAAGCGTCAGCCTCGCGGCGAACGATGTGTGGCAGGCCAAGCCAGCAGTGTTCCAATTTATGCAGGATACCATCAAAGATATGCAACAGGACTATGACGAGGAGAATTTCCCTCCGCCATGGCAGATTTATCGAATCAAGTCTCAGGCGGGCGGCGGCAATGCTCATGTCGTTCAAAAAGTCTTTGAGGGAGGATTCGAATtcgacatcatcttctcatcaGCCTCTGCGGGTAAGGAGATGACGAGCAAAGACATCACTCGGGAGATCAAGGTGGCTTCAGAATCCTTTGGAGAGCGGTTCTCAAGCGTCTTTGATTTGAAGGCGCCTTACACGGCTGAAAAGTACCAGAAGTTTGGCAAGAGCATGTTTTCAAATTTGATTGGAGGCATTGGATATTTCCATGGTCACCAGTTGATTGATCGGTCTTATGCGGACgagtatgaagaagagaatgaaggcTTCTGGGAGGATACAGCTGAAGCTCGCGCTCGCAAGGCCCAGCAGCTAGAAGGCCCGTATGAGTTGTTCACAAGCGTTCCATCACGACCATTCTTTCCACGAGGATTCTTCTGGGATGAGGGATTCCACCTCATCCCGATTGCTGATTGGGATATCGACTTGACCCTTGAGATTGTCAAAAGCTGGTACAACACCATGGACAGCGATGGATGGATTCCCCGTGAGCAGATTCTTGGCCCAGAGGCAAGAAGCAAAGTGCCACCGGAATTCCAAGTCCAATACCCCCACTACGCCAACCCACCCACTCTGTTCTTGATCATTGAGGACTTTATGGAACGCCTGCGAAGCGCCAACGGCAGCGCACCcgctgaaaaagagaaactgTCTCAGGGACATACCTTGTACAGTGCTCATCTGGATAACCTGGAACTTGGCGGAGATTTCCTTCAAAAGATTTATCCTCTTCTCCGACGACAATACGATTGGTTCCGCAAGACACAGAGGGGCCAGATTAAGGCATATGACCGAGAATCATTCTCTTCCAAGGAGGCATACAGATGGAGGGGCCGAACCGAGACCCATTGTCTTACCAGCGGCTTGGACGATTATCCCCGGCCGCAGCCACCTCATCCTGGCGAGCTCCATGTTGACCTCATGTCTTGGGTTGGATTCATGACAAAGTCGCTCATCAGCATTGCAGATGCACTAAACCTGGCTGATGAAATTGAAGAGCTAAAGAAGAATCTTTTTGCCATCGAGCGCAACCTTGATGACCTTCACTGGTCCGAGAAGGAAGGATGCTACTGCGATGCAAGCATTGATGAATTTGAGGAGCACGCTCTCGTATGCCATAAGGGTTATATCTCGCTGTTCCCGTTCTTGGTCGGGCTGATGCAGCCCGATGATGCCAAGCTGGGCAAGATCCTTGATctggttggtgatgaagacCACTTGTTTAGTCCTCATGGGCTACGTAGTCTGAGCAAGCAAGATGCTCTGTATGGAACTGAAGAGAATTACTGGCGCAGCCCGGTCTGGATGCCAATCAACTACATGGCATTGACGCAATTATAT AAAATTGGCACCCAAGAGGGTCCCTTCCAGCGCCAAGCCAGGGGTTTGTATAACAAGCTGCGCACGAATCTGGTTGATACGGTGTACAAGAGCTGGGAGGAGACGGGCTTCGCGTGGGAGCAGTACAATCCTGAGACGGGCGCTGGTCAGCGCACGCAGCATTTCACCGGCTGGACGAGCTT